The window TCTAAAAGAAAGCGATATTAATAGAATAGAAATAAAAAGATGAAAGGAAAGCACCTTTCATCTTTTTATTGCATAAGTCTTTTCTTTCTTTTGTAGGTTAGGAAAAGCGATTCCAAGTAAAATGATGCTCACACCCATCCATTGTAAAAAGGTAACGTGTTCCTTTAGAATCAGTGTGGACATAATAACGGCAGTCGGTAATTCTGAAGCACTTAAAATGTTTCCAAGTCCACTGCCTACTTTAGGCATTCCAATATTAAATAAGAGTGGAGGAAGAAATGATCCGAAAAAGGCAAAAAACAAGGCGTACGGAAGCAATCCATCATACAATGATCCATTCAAGAGAAAATCAGGTGGTAATACAAAAAACACCAGGATCGTAGCTCCAGTGGACATTAAAGCGCTTTTTCGAATGGGGTGTACAGGAATGGTAGAGCGCCCACTAATGTAAATAAAAGAAGCAAACGAAAGGGCGGCTAGTAATCCCCAACCATATCCTACAAGCGAGAAAGTGATGCTGCTATACAATATACCTGAGGCGAATATGGATCCGGCAAGAATTAAGATGGTTGCCATTAAGTTTTTTCGTGTGGGCACGTTTTTATCTAAGAAGTATTGTATTACAATTCCAATCCACGTAAATTGAAGTAAAAGAATAATAGCTATTGAAGCATCAACATATTTGAGGGATTGGTTATAAAAAATACCGGTTAACCCCATTGGAACTCCGCTAATTAACAAAATCAGTAATGATTTGAAGCTTAATGGACTCTTCGGCATAAAATAAGAAAGAATCCATAACAGGATGGCACCAAAAAAATACTGTGTACCTGTTACATCACTAACATTAAATCCTTGAGAGTAAGCAAGTTTTACAAATGTTGAAACAACACCATACGAGCAACCTCCAAGAAAAACAAGTAAAGCAAATTTCCAAGTACTCATAATATCCTCCTTGCTCCCAACACACACAATAAAACCACCCACCTTCATAAAAGGTGAGTGGAATCAATATTCAGGCATGACATATGCTAGAAAAAAATTAATCCTTAATACATTATATCGAAATAAATGAAGAACTGTAAAATGTGAATACTCGCCCTGTCTTCATTATGTCTGAAGTATTACTTACCATGCTTTCCATAATGGATGATTGAGTCTTTTGATAATAATGTCTTTGTAGGTGGCTCTTTTTCGGGGTAGCCTAAACCTAGAATAGCTACAATTCGTCTGTCATTTGGAATGTGGAGATGTTCGCGTACATAGCTTTCCCTTCGTTCGGATTCTTCCTGATCCTCAGAATGGTATATAGCACCAAATGCTGACCCAATTCCTAATTCAACAGCTGATAACCAAATAAAACCACTGGCAATCGAGGCATCCTGCAGCCAATATTTACTGATATCGGGACGTCCTGTAATGATAATAGCTGCTCCAGCTCCAGATAGCCAGGGAACAAAAGGTGTAGCCTGGGCTAGATGCTGTAATGAATCCTTCTCAGTTACTAAAATAAACTCTCTTGATGGAAGATTATTCCCTGAAGGCGCTAAATAAGCGGCATGTAAGATTTGATCCAGTTCCTTTGTTGGTATCAACTTTGGTAAGTAATGACTGATTTCTCGCCTTTTTTGGATTGCTTCAAATACATTCACACGATATTCCTCCTTTATATTTAAAATACTATTAATCTTATTGGAATACAAATAAATTAATTTCTTTTATTGTCTTTCTTTGTAATATTTTTCAGTGTTTTGAGGTTTTCTTACACAAAAGCCTATTATTCTTGTTAACTAAGAAGGAAATCGAACTAATGAAGTAGAATTATTGATAATTGAATATAGATTATTCAGAAAAATCAAAAAGAGAAGAGGGTTTACATGAAGTTCATTAATTTTAAAGCTAATAATCAAATTCGCTTAGGTATTGTGACAGAAAAAGGAATTATCGATGTAGAAGAGTCTGCTAGAATCTTTTCGCTGGAAATCCCTACTAAAATGGAAGATGTAATCGCTGGTGGAGATAAGGCAATACAGCAGTTATACAGCTTAATGAAAGAGGAAGTAGCTTATCTTTCAGAGGAAGAAATTGTCTATGCACCATGTGTGACAAATCCAGAAAAAATTCTTTGTGTAGGCTTAAATTATGTCGACCATGTAAATGAATCAAGCCAGAATATTCCTACCTCACCAGTTATATTTAGCAAATTTAATAACACCTTAGCTGGGCATAATCAAAAGATTAAGCTTCCAAAGTGTGCTGAGAAATATGATTATGAAGTGGAGCTGGTCATTGTCATTGGTAAAGAAGTCTCAAATGTTTCAAAGGATGAGGCACTTTCTTGTGTATTTGGTTATACAGTAGGTAATGATCTTTCTGCACGAGATCTCCAGTTCCGAAGTGGAAGACAATGGTTGCTAGGGAAAACGCTTGAAAACTTCGGCCCGATTGGGCCATATTTACTAACAGCTGATGAAATAGATCCGACTAACCTGGATATTGAATGTAGGGTAAATGGTGTAGTTAAGCAATCGGCTAATACTCGTGATATGATTTTTGATTGTGCAACACTTATCAGTTATATTTCTGAATATATGACACTAAAGCCTGGCGACATCATCTTTTCCGGCACACCTGAAGGGGTTGTGTTAGGCTATCCAGAAGACCAGCAGGAATGGCTGAAGGCAGGGGATGAAGTTCAGGTTTCGGTTGGAGGGATTGGAACTTTAATTAATGTACTTGAATAAATGTCAAAAAAAGCGGACAGAAAACTGTTCGCTTTTTTGACTTAAATGCCTATGCATATAAGAGGGTTTTTTGTGCATCCATCACAAGCTGTGTATACAGGACTTCAAAATCGTTTGCTGGAATGGGCCTACTGAAATAATAGCCTTGTATATTGTCACATAAATATCGCTTTAAATATTTTACCTGTTCCTCCGTTTCAGCTCCTTCTGCCGTGACACTTAAATTTAGATTATGTGCCATATTAATAATGGTAGCGACGATAGCTTCATTATTCTTATCTATTGTCATATCCCTAATAAAGGACTTATCAATTTTAACTGTATCAATAGGTAATTGGCGTAAATAATTAAGTGAACTATAGCCTGTTCCAAAATCATCGACAACAATACGTACACCCAAAGCTTTAAGCTCTTGTAATATGATAATAGAACGGGTTATATCCATTGACATGCTTTCCGTAATTTCAAGCTCTAATAGCTCAGGATTAATACCAGTATCTCTTATTATTTTTTCAATATTACTCACAAGAGTAGATTGTAGGAATTGATGTGGAGATAAATTGACAGAAACGGGAATAGGAGGTAGCCCCTGCTTTTGCCATGTAACACATTGCTGGCAGGCTTGTTTCATCACAACCTCGCCAATTTGTACGATTAATCCTGTTTCTTCAGCTTGTGGAATAAAGTGTTCTGGAGAAATCAGCCCTTGTTCTGGATGCATCCACCTGACTAAAGCTTCAACACCAGACACTGTTCCATCTTGAATATTAATCTTCGGTTGATAATATACGGTTAATTCCTTTTTATTAATGGCTTTTCGAATATTATTTTCTAATACAATTTGATTAACGGTATATTTATCCTCCCGGAGAGTATAGATAGCGTAATTATTTTTACCCTGCTGTTTCACTTTATACATTGCACGATCTGCTAGCTTTATTAGAGTATCAGGGTCATGACCATCCTTAGGGAAAAAGGAAATACCTATGCTGGTTGAAATTGGGATTTTATAGCCTTTTATAATAACCGGATTTTCTAATGCTTTCATAATTTTTTTAGAAATCGCCACGGCTTCCGTACTATCCGTTAAAAAGGGCAGCAGAACGGTAAATTCATCTCCGCCAATTCGGGAAACTGTATCACCTTCAGCTAAACAGGATACAATTTGTTTGGAAATATATTTTAATAACAGGTCTCCAGTGGCATGTCCAAATGTATCATTAACGGCCTTAAAGCGGTCTAAATCCATAAACAATATAGCGACAAGTGTGTTATTTTGTTTTGCCTTTTCCAATGCATCCTGAACACAAATTTTAAATAAACGGAAATTTGGTAAACCAGTCAAGAAATCATGGTAGGCGGACTTATGTAACGATTCATATGCAGCAACTCGGTCAAAGGCAAGGGCAATGTGATTCGTAAAGGATGTCAGCTGTTCAATAATATCTTCGGAAAAATAGTCTTTTTTAGAACTTGCTATATTTAATGTGCCAATAGCCTTGTTTTTTGCGATAATTGGCAATATTAATAAGGATTTCATTCCTTCCTTCATAAGCTTTTGTTCAAAAATAGAAGCATTATTGAAAAACAAATCGTTACGGACTATGATTTGTTTTTGATTAATAGCATAACTGAAGGAGGTATCTTCCATTTGAAGCTCATATGAAGAGGTATTGTTTTCCTGTTCGAGCCGGAATACTTCCAGTCTTTTTTGCTGGTTAATAAAGGTTAATGTAACCTGGCAAGCACCCATGTAACTTTGGATATTTAGCAATGTTGATTTTATTATCTCTGGGCTTTGAACATCGTCCTCTAATACTGAATTTGAGATACTTCCAAATACCTCAAGCATGTCTATTTTTTTAGATAAATCTTTCGTTGCTTTATTAATTTCGTTGACTAAAATTTCCTCGTGATTATAAATGGTTTTAGCCATTTTATTAAATTCTATTGCTAATTGCTTAATCTCAATGACGCTTATTTCTTCTAACACATCCACATTACGATGTCCTTTTGATAGTTGCTTTGTGGCCAAAATCAATTTTTTTATAGGTGCTGTCATTTTTCTACTGATGATATATGAAAAAATTAGAGAAAGAAGTGAGTAACTAATAACGGTAATCACCGTATCAATTAGGACCATTTGTTTTTGTTTTTTCAAAGTGGTTGTTTTGAGTCCCATTTCCACTTCCCCGACGTTTACTTTAAAGTATTCGAGCGGTATCTTTTCGATAATAAGATCTGTAAGATTTGTTTCACCCTTTTGATTTACGGTAGTGCCTTCCTTATCTCTGATAATGACATAAGCTATATTTGGTTCGGATTGTAAGGAGTATGTAAGTGGACTTAAGTTAGAATAATCCTCTTCAAGCATATATAATCCAATCGCTGAGTTTAGTGTTTTGGCAGCTGTTATTCCTTCATTTTTTAAGCTGTCTTCCAAATGTGCAGTTTCTCTCCAAGCATAAAGGCCGCTAATCGTAAGAACACTGATTAAAACAAGAATGTTCATTGCCAGCCAAAACTGGAAAACTAAACCCCTATTCCATTTCATTCTTACCTACCTCCTCGAGGAGGTTGAGCCATTGCTTGTAATGAACGGCTTGCAAATTGGCGTTGTACCGTGCTGTAATTTCATTCCATTCAACGGCAGTTTGCTGCAAAGCTTCCTCAGCAGTTAGATTATGGATTAATGCTTTATGGATGTTTTGATCGAGCGCTTGCATGTATTCCCAACCGCCTGGAATCATTAAATCAGCATTTGGATTATGTAAGCTGGATTTTACTGTGTTTAAAAAGTCCTCATTCATTTCTACTGTTGGAAATGCGCCTTTTTCAATTGCGGTAAAATGACTATATCGAAACGGATCATTAATGGTTTCTTTTGATATTAGGGCATTTTTGCTTATTTCTTTGGATGTGATATAAGAAATAATTTCCCAGGCTTTTTCAGGATGTGCAGATTGCTTTGAAATACCTAAAACACGGCCGATCCAGACTCCGCCTCGAGGATTTTCAGGATTATCAGCAGGTACAAGTGTCCAACCGACTTTATTTTCAATCTGCGAATCCCATGTTTGATGGTCGAAGGAGAATCGGGAAGTATCACTCCATTGAACGACCATAGCCAAGTCGCCATGAAGAAATGTGTTGTTTAAATCAATCCAATCGTACATGGAATTTGGGGGAGTTGCCCCGCTGTCATTCAAGTTAATCAAATCCTGTAAGGCTTTAATTCCTAATTCTTCCTGAATAAGAGGGTTCATTTCTTCATCAAAATACTTTCCTCCCATAGAAGCAAAGCGCTCAGCAAACCAAATATACCTTTTGGCATCTCCGCCAAAGATTGCGGTGCCATATAAATCAATTTCACCGTCATCATCCTGATCTCTTGTCAGGAATTGGGCAATCTGATCATATTCCTTCCATGTGGAAGGAGGCTCTAAATTCCTTCCATATAAAGCCTTATATTCTGAATTATACTTCTCGAACACATCTTTCCTATAGAATAAGAGATGTGTATCCCCATCATAAACCATTCCATAATCATGATTGTCAAATTTCATATATAGATTTCGATAAACGGGTAACACATCATCAATATCCTTAGTTTTTTCGATATATGAATCTAACGGCAGTAGCATGTCTCTCTCAACATACTCTGGTATTTTTGCAGGAAAAATCATATAAATGTCATAGGTTTGATTGCTGGCAAATAAAAAGTCCTCTAAATTATCATTTAGTCTATCAGGATAATGGTACTCTAAGCGGACACCAAATTTTTCTTTTATATTTTTTTCTTCCATTTGAAACAATGCTAGAGATTGCTCGGAATCAGCAATAATCGATAAAGCAGGTAAATCGCCAGTGGTTTCATTTTCTTGATCAGTGGGTTGAGATGAATTACAACCAGTTAATATGAGCATAAAAGCAAGACACAACCATTGCCGTGTTGATCTCATCTTCATAACCTCCATCCCGTTTGGGTATATTGTACCAATTCCTTCGTATTAAGTGATGGTATTAATAAGTAATTTCGGAAATATGACACAATTATTTGTAAGCCCTGCTCGATTATGAATACATTTGATTTATCACTGTCAAAAAAAGCCGAATCCTATAAGAAGGAGACGGCGTAATCATACTATATTATAGAATTACCTTGGCTATCATTTTTGTGGTCACAAAAACTCACTTATTTTAGCTTGTTTAATTCCAGCATTTTTCAAGGCTGAAGACAGGCTTTTTGCAAAGGTTATTGCGCTTTTTCCGTCACCATGGATACAAATGGTATCCGCTTGAATAGTAACTTCCACACCTTGAAGAGAGCGCACTTTTCCTTCCTTAACCATATTGATGACCTGGTTTACAGCGTCATAGGAATCTGTAATGAGAGCATTGGGTACGGTACGTGAAGTAAGGGTACCATCCTGCTGGTAAGTACGGTCGGAAAATACTTCGCTTGCTGTCCGAAGTCCAACTCGCTTCCCGGCATGAATTAGTTCACTCCCTGCTAAACCAAAAAGAATTAATTCTGGGTCAATTTTGTAAATAGCTTCTGCAATCGCTGTGGATAAACCAGTATCTCTGGCAGCGATATTATACAAAGCACCATGTGGCTTT of the Bacillus tuaregi genome contains:
- a CDS encoding EamA family transporter — protein: MSTWKFALLVFLGGCSYGVVSTFVKLAYSQGFNVSDVTGTQYFFGAILLWILSYFMPKSPLSFKSLLILLISGVPMGLTGIFYNQSLKYVDASIAIILLLQFTWIGIVIQYFLDKNVPTRKNLMATILILAGSIFASGILYSSITFSLVGYGWGLLAALSFASFIYISGRSTIPVHPIRKSALMSTGATILVFFVLPPDFLLNGSLYDGLLPYALFFAFFGSFLPPLLFNIGMPKVGSGLGNILSASELPTAVIMSTLILKEHVTFLQWMGVSIILLGIAFPNLQKKEKTYAIKR
- a CDS encoding nitroreductase family protein; its protein translation is MNVFEAIQKRREISHYLPKLIPTKELDQILHAAYLAPSGNNLPSREFILVTEKDSLQHLAQATPFVPWLSGAGAAIIITGRPDISKYWLQDASIASGFIWLSAVELGIGSAFGAIYHSEDQEESERRESYVREHLHIPNDRRIVAILGLGYPEKEPPTKTLLSKDSIIHYGKHGK
- a CDS encoding fumarylacetoacetate hydrolase family protein, whose translation is MKFINFKANNQIRLGIVTEKGIIDVEESARIFSLEIPTKMEDVIAGGDKAIQQLYSLMKEEVAYLSEEEIVYAPCVTNPEKILCVGLNYVDHVNESSQNIPTSPVIFSKFNNTLAGHNQKIKLPKCAEKYDYEVELVIVIGKEVSNVSKDEALSCVFGYTVGNDLSARDLQFRSGRQWLLGKTLENFGPIGPYLLTADEIDPTNLDIECRVNGVVKQSANTRDMIFDCATLISYISEYMTLKPGDIIFSGTPEGVVLGYPEDQQEWLKAGDEVQVSVGGIGTLINVLE
- a CDS encoding EAL domain-containing protein, with translation MKWNRGLVFQFWLAMNILVLISVLTISGLYAWRETAHLEDSLKNEGITAAKTLNSAIGLYMLEEDYSNLSPLTYSLQSEPNIAYVIIRDKEGTTVNQKGETNLTDLIIEKIPLEYFKVNVGEVEMGLKTTTLKKQKQMVLIDTVITVISYSLLSLIFSYIISRKMTAPIKKLILATKQLSKGHRNVDVLEEISVIEIKQLAIEFNKMAKTIYNHEEILVNEINKATKDLSKKIDMLEVFGSISNSVLEDDVQSPEIIKSTLLNIQSYMGACQVTLTFINQQKRLEVFRLEQENNTSSYELQMEDTSFSYAINQKQIIVRNDLFFNNASIFEQKLMKEGMKSLLILPIIAKNKAIGTLNIASSKKDYFSEDIIEQLTSFTNHIALAFDRVAAYESLHKSAYHDFLTGLPNFRLFKICVQDALEKAKQNNTLVAILFMDLDRFKAVNDTFGHATGDLLLKYISKQIVSCLAEGDTVSRIGGDEFTVLLPFLTDSTEAVAISKKIMKALENPVIIKGYKIPISTSIGISFFPKDGHDPDTLIKLADRAMYKVKQQGKNNYAIYTLREDKYTVNQIVLENNIRKAINKKELTVYYQPKINIQDGTVSGVEALVRWMHPEQGLISPEHFIPQAEETGLIVQIGEVVMKQACQQCVTWQKQGLPPIPVSVNLSPHQFLQSTLVSNIEKIIRDTGINPELLELEITESMSMDITRSIIILQELKALGVRIVVDDFGTGYSSLNYLRQLPIDTVKIDKSFIRDMTIDKNNEAIVATIINMAHNLNLSVTAEGAETEEQVKYLKRYLCDNIQGYYFSRPIPANDFEVLYTQLVMDAQKTLLYA
- a CDS encoding ABC transporter substrate-binding protein, coding for MRSTRQWLCLAFMLILTGCNSSQPTDQENETTGDLPALSIIADSEQSLALFQMEEKNIKEKFGVRLEYHYPDRLNDNLEDFLFASNQTYDIYMIFPAKIPEYVERDMLLPLDSYIEKTKDIDDVLPVYRNLYMKFDNHDYGMVYDGDTHLLFYRKDVFEKYNSEYKALYGRNLEPPSTWKEYDQIAQFLTRDQDDDGEIDLYGTAIFGGDAKRYIWFAERFASMGGKYFDEEMNPLIQEELGIKALQDLINLNDSGATPPNSMYDWIDLNNTFLHGDLAMVVQWSDTSRFSFDHQTWDSQIENKVGWTLVPADNPENPRGGVWIGRVLGISKQSAHPEKAWEIISYITSKEISKNALISKETINDPFRYSHFTAIEKGAFPTVEMNEDFLNTVKSSLHNPNADLMIPGGWEYMQALDQNIHKALIHNLTAEEALQQTAVEWNEITARYNANLQAVHYKQWLNLLEEVGKNEME
- a CDS encoding 5-oxoprolinase subunit PxpA, producing MEVVDINCDMGESFGVYKMALDEEILNYITSANIACGFHAGDPATMRKTVQLALEKGVGIGVHPGFQDLIGFGRREINITPQEAYDLIVYQIGALYGFVKAEGGKLQHVKPHGALYNIAARDTGLSTAIAEAIYKIDPELILFGLAGSELIHAGKRVGLRTASEVFSDRTYQQDGTLTSRTVPNALITDSYDAVNQVINMVKEGKVRSLQGVEVTIQADTICIHGDGKSAITFAKSLSSALKNAGIKQAKISEFL